CGGATGGGATCTCATCCCCCTGCGCAACACTCATCGTAAAGATTCCGCGCGCCCGCAGATCAGAGAAGCCCGAGATGTAGTGGGCAGAGATCTCACCGTCGTACCCCGTGTTGCCGAGCATCGTGAGGAAACCGCGCTTTCGTCCCTCAGCCTCGAAGCAACGCGACAGCTCACCAAAGAACCCATTCGCCGTGTCAGGCACAATCAGCCCAACAAGGTTAGACCGGCCAGCGCTCAACGCCCCAGCGATCGGGTTTCGCCGGTACCCCAGCTCCCCGATCGCCTTCTCAACGCGCTCACGCGTCGCCGGCGCCACCGCCCGTGGCCCGTTGTTCACGACATAGCTCACGACGGCAGTCGAAGTGCCAGCCTTCGCTGCAACATCGGCGAGCGTCGGGCGGCGTGAAGATGAACCCATGGTCATTCATTGTAGGGGTGGAGGCCGCCGCCACGCCCGCCTGCCCGGACACGCGGGCAGCGACCCGAATCTGCGGCAACCCCTGGCAAGATATTACGCATGACACTTACCGCGGCAGCAGATGGTTCGGCACTCGGCAACCCAGGCCCCGCAGGGTGGGCCTGGGTCATCGACGAAGACCGCTGGCGGGCAGGTGGTTGGCCGCGCGCAACAAACAACCAAGGCGAACTCATGGCCGTGCTCGATCTGCTGCATGCGACAGCCGACCTCGCTGAGCCCCTTCTCGTGCAGTGCGACAGCCAATACGTCATCAACTCAGTCACACAGTGGATGCCCGGCTGGAAACGCCGCGGTTGGCGTAAGGCAGACGGGAAGCCCGTGCTGAACCGGGAGCTGCTCGAAGCACTCGACAAGGCACTCGTCGGGCGCGACGTGAAATTCGAATGGGTGAAGGGGCACGCAGGGCACCCGCTCAACGAGGCCGCTGACGACCGAGCTCGCTGGGCAGCGGAGGCCTACCAGCGCGGAGTCGAGCCAAACCGTGGTCCCGGATTCGCCGGTGCGGGCCCCACTCCCGAGATGCAGGCGAACGGAGCTCACACGCAGCAGGCTCCCCCAACCTTGTTCTAGCGCGGTGACGCGGCTCGAGCCGGTCGCACCCTATGGGCCACTCCCTGGTGCAGCACGAACCTCTTCACATCCTCGCGTGCTCCCCAAGTACCCGGAGAATTGGGGTGCCACAGGAGAATTGCGGCCGCAAGGATGCCCGAGTAGTCAACGGACGAGCGAGCAGCGACCTGCAAGCTAGCGGCCGCGCCAGCAGTGCGCGTGGATGTGACGCCTGTCGCGCACAGCGGCCTCATCGCCAAACAGATGATCGGCGGGCCATGCGACAACGTGAGCCTGACCAGCGGGCACGTCCGTGCCACATTCCGGGCAGCGATACGCTTTCTCAGCCCGGTGTGCAGGGATATCCCGCACGAACCACTCGCGCCCACCAACGAATTCTTTACGGGCGCCGCCGTAGGCAAGCCGGGTCACATCGCGCTGAGGCGATTGGGCGGCTCGCTGGTACTTATTCGGTCCGCGACTGCGCGCCACCGGTTACCACCAGTGGTTCGCGGTCCAGAACTCGTACGCGCCTGCCCAGCTGCCATAGCGGTCAGTCGCGTAGCCGTTCGCCCAGCGGAGGTTGTCGACTGGGTTGTAGCCGCTTCCCGGGACCTTGCTGCAGGGCAGCGCCTGGATCAGGCCGCACGCGCCCGACGACGGGTTCGTGGCGTTCGGGTTCCAGCCGCTCTCCTTCTGCGCGATGAAATCGACATAGCTCCAGTCACTCTCGGCGATGCCAGCCGCAGCCATCCATTCCGCCGGCGACCCGCCACCCTCAAAGCGTGGAAGTGCGGCCGGAGCCTGCACTGCGTCCTGAGTTGCTTCGGTCCCGGTCTCTGTCTTCGCGGGTTCAGGCTTTGGCTCAGGCTTCGGGTCGGGAAGCTTCTCGATCGGAACCTCGGGCAGGACGAAATCGTCGGCCGGGTTCTCGTTCGGCACGAACTCCTGATACAGCCGCTCGTTGAGCGCGGCCGGAATCACATCGGCGTTCGCGTCAGTCAGAGTCATCGGCGCAACAGCGGCGCCGCCGAGGAGTACAGCGACGGCAGCGACCGCAAGCGGCGCTCGCATGCGCATCCAGGGACGGGTGGGACGTGTTGTCTGAGTACTCACAATGTAACGATCTTATATCAGGGCCGCTGGGAAGCCAAGGGCGAACAAATCAGGGATCAGCGTGTGGACAGAATGATGTCGACAAGCGAGTCGAGCAACGCGTCAACCTGCGCCTCGTCGTACCCGCGCCACTCGGGGTGGAACACGACCTCGCGCACCTCGCCAGGGGTCACCGAGATCTCGCGGTTCGCGAACATCGCACCGATCCGATCGAGGAAGGCGTCGACCTGCGAGCGCCGGTAGCCGAGAGCGAATACTCCACGCCGCCTGAACCGCTTGCCACGCGGCCGACCGATTCGACCACGAACGTCAGAGAGCAAGCCACGAGCTTCGCGCCACCACTCGTCCTCGCCCTGCTCTCGAACCACGGCCCGCCGTTCGCGCTCGAAGAAAACATCCTCGAGGCGGTCCAGAGCCGCGTCGACATGCCTGGGCGAATACCCCTTGCGCTGCATCTTAAACGCGAGGCTGCGCACGTCATCTGCGGTGAGACTCGGCGCACCCCCCTCCTCGTACGCAGACCGCGCGCGATCGAGGAACTCGTCGACCTGCTGCGGCTTGTAGCCGCGCTCGCGGCCAGAGGTCAGCGGGAACGGGCTTTCGTTTTCTGCACCGTGACTCACGACAAAACTCCCAACGCCAGTGCAAGGCCAAAGGCAACGACAGTGGATGGAAGCAACGAATCCAGCCTGTCAAGCAATCCGCCGTGGCCCGGGATCCAGTTGCTCATATCTTTCACGTTCAGGTCACGCTTGATGAGGGACTCAGTGAGGTCTCCCCCGGTCGCGGTCAGGAGCACGAGCGCGCCGAAGATCAACCCAACCCACCAGGGTTGGTCAAGCGCCGCAACAGTTATTCCGACGCCTGCAACCATGGCGGCGACTGCTGCTCCGGCAAAGCCCTCCCATGTCTTGTTGGGGCTGATGCGCGGCGTCATCTTGTGCTTGCCGAGTGTGACACCAGCAGCGTATGCGCCGATGTCGACCGAAACCGCGACGAGTACGAGCGCGAAGACCCACCACTGCCCGTTCGGCACTGCAAGCAAGAGCACCGCAAAGCTTCCGAGGAATGGCACGTAAACGAGTGTGAACAGCCCCGAGAAGATGTCGCGGATGAGTGTCTTCGGCTCGACAGGCGTGCGGGCTGCAAGGCCTTCAACGACACGCCAGATTGTGAGGAGAGCGGATGCGGCGAACAAGCTCAGCAAGAGCCCCTCAGCGCCGTAGAAGTACGCCGAGGCAACCATGCTGAGGCCGCTGACAACAACGCCAATTCGCGGAACGCGACGACCGGCTACGCGGAACGCAGTCGCGAGCTCGACGACGGCGACGCCAACGAGCAGCGCGATGAACCACACGAACAGGATGCCGTCAAAGAACAGCAGGCTCCCCAGGAACACCCCGGCGAGCAAGAGGCCGACGCCGATGGCGAGAAAGAGATTCCTGCCGGCTTTCTTCTCGATTCTCGCGTTCGTCGCCTCGAGCTGGGCCCGTGTCGCCTCGAGCTGGGCGCGAGTCGAGTCGAGATGTGCTCGAATCTCCTCGCGCCGCCCTCCCCCTGACATACGGATCAGACTTCCAGAAGCTCAGCTTCTTTACGCTTGAAGGCCTCATCCA
Above is a window of Leucobacter aridicollis DNA encoding:
- a CDS encoding ribonuclease H family protein, whose protein sequence is MTLTAAADGSALGNPGPAGWAWVIDEDRWRAGGWPRATNNQGELMAVLDLLHATADLAEPLLVQCDSQYVINSVTQWMPGWKRRGWRKADGKPVLNRELLEALDKALVGRDVKFEWVKGHAGHPLNEAADDRARWAAEAYQRGVEPNRGPGFAGAGPTPEMQANGAHTQQAPPTLF
- a CDS encoding transglycosylase SLT domain-containing protein, which codes for MSTQTTRPTRPWMRMRAPLAVAAVAVLLGGAAVAPMTLTDANADVIPAALNERLYQEFVPNENPADDFVLPEVPIEKLPDPKPEPKPEPAKTETGTEATQDAVQAPAALPRFEGGGSPAEWMAAAGIAESDWSYVDFIAQKESGWNPNATNPSSGACGLIQALPCSKVPGSGYNPVDNLRWANGYATDRYGSWAGAYEFWTANHWW
- a CDS encoding DivIVA domain-containing protein; protein product: MSHGAENESPFPLTSGRERGYKPQQVDEFLDRARSAYEEGGAPSLTADDVRSLAFKMQRKGYSPRHVDAALDRLEDVFFERERRAVVREQGEDEWWREARGLLSDVRGRIGRPRGKRFRRRGVFALGYRRSQVDAFLDRIGAMFANREISVTPGEVREVVFHPEWRGYDEAQVDALLDSLVDIILSTR
- a CDS encoding phosphatidate cytidylyltransferase encodes the protein MSGGGRREEIRAHLDSTRAQLEATRAQLEATNARIEKKAGRNLFLAIGVGLLLAGVFLGSLLFFDGILFVWFIALLVGVAVVELATAFRVAGRRVPRIGVVVSGLSMVASAYFYGAEGLLLSLFAASALLTIWRVVEGLAARTPVEPKTLIRDIFSGLFTLVYVPFLGSFAVLLLAVPNGQWWVFALVLVAVSVDIGAYAAGVTLGKHKMTPRISPNKTWEGFAGAAVAAMVAGVGITVAALDQPWWVGLIFGALVLLTATGGDLTESLIKRDLNVKDMSNWIPGHGGLLDRLDSLLPSTVVAFGLALALGVLS